A single Salmo trutta chromosome 14, fSalTru1.1, whole genome shotgun sequence DNA region contains:
- the LOC115147636 gene encoding guanine nucleotide-binding protein G(I)/G(S)/G(O) subunit gamma-5 yields the protein MSNNNASSNLVVAQRVVKQLRFEAGVRRIKVSQAAMDLKNYCLQNAHQDPLLMGVPSSDNPFRPPKSCSLF from the exons ATGTCAAACAACAACGCCAGCAGCAACCTGGTCGTCGCTCAGAGAGTAGTGAAACAGCTGCGGTTTGAGGCCGGTGTCCGGAGGATCAAG GTGTCTCAAGCTGCGATGGACCTGAAGAACTACTGTCTGCAGAACGCTCACCAGGATCCTCTCCTGATGGGGGTACCCTCCAGTGACAACCCCTTCAGACCCCCCAAGTCCTGCAGCCTGTTCTGA